The Isachenkonia alkalipeptolytica genomic interval GCCATCCTCTATGCCCATGAAGAGATCAAAAAAATCGTAAGCTTTGTGGATGGAATCGTGGAAAAAATCGGCAAGGAGAAAATGGTACCAAAGGTTCCCCAAATTGACGATGAACTGCGAAAAGCCGTAGAAGCCTTCGGTGGAGAAAAGATCAAAAACGCCATTAAAACCTTCGATAAGCAGGAGCGAATGGATAAAATCAGTGAAGCGAAGGAAGAAATCATCGCCCACTTTGAAGAGCAGTACAAAGAGGACGAAAACCTGAAGCAGATCAAAAAAGACGTCGGCGGCATCTGTAAAGAGATCGAAAAGCACCATCTTCGACAGATGATCGTTCATGAAAACACCCGTCCCGATGACCGGAAAACCGATGAAATTCGACCGATTACCAGTGATGTAGGGGTTCTTCCCAAGACCCACGGTTCCGGCCTCTTTACAAGAGGACAGACCCAGGTGCTGACCACAGCTACCCTCGGTGCCGTAGGAGAAGTACAAATCATTGACGGACTGGGACTGGAAGAATCGAGACGATACATGCACCACTACAATTTCCCTCCTTACAGTGTGGGTGAGACCGGATTTATGCGAGGACCGGGACGACGGGAAATCGGTCACGGTGCCTTGGCCAGTCGGGCTCTTGAGCCCATGATTCCTTCCAAAGAGGAATTCCCCTATACCCTTCGACTGGTATCGGAAGTTGTGGCCTCTAACGGTTCCACATCTCAGGCCAGTGTTTGCGGAAGCACCCTGTCCTTACTGGACGCCGGTGTGCCTCTTAAGAAAATGGTGGCGGGAATCGCCATGGGAGCCATGCGGGAAGACGATAAAATTGCCATCCTTTCCGATATTCAAGGAATGGAAGACTTCCTTGGGGATATGGACTTTAAAGTTGCAGGAACCGATGACGGAATCACCGCCATGCAAATGGATATGAAAATTGCGGGCATCAGTAAAGAAGTCCTGCAAGAAGCCTTGGAACAGGCAAGAATCGGTCGACTGCATATCCTAGGTGAGATGCGTAAAGTTATCTCCGAACCTCGACCGGAATTATCGCCCTATGCCCCAAGAATTCTGCAAATGAAGATCCATCCCGATAAAATCCGGGAGGTCATTGGAGCCGGTGGTAAAGTCATCAATAAAATTATTGACGATACCGGTGTAAAGATTGACATCGAAGATGACGGAAGCATTTTCATTGCCGCAGAGGACGGAGAATCCGGTAAAGAAGCGATGCAAATCATCGAAAACATCATTAAAGATCCGGAAATCGGAGAGACCTATCAGGGTAAAGTCGTAAAGATTACCAATTTCGGCGCCTTTATGGAAATTCTTCCCGGCAAGGAAGGACTGCTGCACGTATCCAATATTGCCCATGAACGGGTTAATAAAGTGGAGGACGTCTTAAAAGAAGGCCAGGAGATGGAAGTAAAAGTGATTGATATTGATAAAGGCGGGAAAGTTAGTTTATCCCGAAAAGCCCTACTGAAAAAATAACAAGCAGTTAAAAATTACGCAAAACTAAAGCACACAAGAATAAAGCATAAACCCTGTGGTTTATGTTTTTTTCTCGTACATAAGCGAAGATGAAGATGAGGTGAAGAAAATGGCGGGTAAAGGAAAAAAACGAAAAAGTTCATCAAAACAGCGTTATTATAATGAAATATTGGGAATTGCTTTTATCGCCGCAGGCCTTCTGCTCTTAGTGGCCATCATGGATTTAGGAGGCGGGGCCGTGGGAAACGGGATAAATTTTTGCCTTCGGGGGCTTCTCGGGGGAACCGCCCGGATTCTCCCCTTCCTGTTTATTGCCCTGGGCTTTATATCCATCGCTAAGGAAGAGCTGCTGAAGGAAGGTCGGAATCTATGGTTTTTCGGTGGGGTTGTGGTGGCGATGTTGATTTTTAGCTCCTTACTGGAGCAGAGTCTGCTGTTGGATTATTCCCTGCGCTATCCGGATCATAATACTTTTGACCGTTTCAGTAATTATTTTACCCTGGGAGCGGAAGGGGAAGGCAGTGGTTTTTTAGGCATGGTGATCACTTACTACCTCGTGAGTCTCTTTGGGTATTGGGGAACGTTTATTATCACCCTCAGCGGGGTGTTGATCGGATTCATTGTATATACGAAAATATCCATTTATCAATACCTGAAAAAATGGTTTGACCAACTGCAAAAGTTTATTAAAGAACAGTGGGAATCCCAAAAGGTGCGATCGAAGAATCGAAGGCATTTGAAGGAGGAAAAGAAAAAAAAGGCCATGGAAGCGAAGGCCCTGGCAGCCAAAGAAGGGGAAGAAAAAGCCTCGAAAAAAAAGCAGCCTTCCTTTAAGAATCCTTCTGAGGCCGTGGGCATATCCCCGGAGGATCAACATGAAACCGGGGAAGTTGAAACCGGGGAACCAGGGAACCCCTCGGAACAAAAAGACCCCTTGGAAGAAAGGGACCCCTCGGAACAAAAGGTGCAAAAAGGGCTTCCTCCGGAAGCCTTCAGCCCGGAATACTATCAGTCCCATGGGAAAAATTCCGGAGAAGCTTCCCCGGGGGACCGAACCGTCCCGGGAGATGGAACCTCCCCCGGGGGAAATGCCCAGGACCCCTTGCCGGGACAGCTTTCCATCGATCCCAAGCCCCCGGTGAATACCGGAGAAAAACAGGGGATGGAGGCGTTTGAAAACATTGATTTTACCTCCGAGGAAAAGCCCTATCAATTCCCGGGAACCGACCTCTTAACCCGTCGGGCAAAAAAGGAAAGAAATTCCGACCGCAAGCATATGCATGAAAAAGCCAAGGTTTTAGAGGATACCCTGAAGAATTTCGGGGTTAGCGCCAAGGTGGTGCACTTCAGCAAGGGTCCTTCCATCACCCGGTATGAACTCCAACCGGAGACCGGGGTGAAGGTATCGAAGGTGGTAAATTTAAGTGACGATATTGCGTTGAATATGGCGGCCTCCGCCATTCGGATCGAAGCCCCGATTCCCGGAAAAGCCGCCATCGGCATCGAAATCCCCAACGAGGAAACCTCCATGGTGGATCTTCGAGAACTCTTGGAATCCGATGCTTTTCGAAGGGGAAAGGAAAAAATCCCCTTTGCCCTGGGGAAAAATGTGTCCGGCGCTCCCATCATGGGAGACATCTCGAAAATGCCCCATTTACTGATTGCCGGCGCTACGGGCTCGGGAAAGAGTGTGTGCATCAATACCTTGATTTTAAGTATTCTCTACGGGGCCAAGCCCGAGGAAGTGAAGCTGATTTTAGTGGATCCCAAGGTGGTAGAGCTCAATCAATACAACGGGATTCCCCACCTGCTGATCCCCGTGGTGACCGACCCGAAAAAGGCCACCACCGCCCTTAGCTGGGCTGTGGATGAAATGACCAAACGCTATGAGCAGTTTGCGGAAAACGGAGTGAAGGACATTGCCGGCTACAATGAAAAGTTCCCTCAGGATAAACTGCCCTATATCGTGATTATTATTGACGAACTGGCGGACCTAATGCTGGTGGCCCCGGGGGAAGTGGAGGATAAGATCTGTCGAATTGCCCAGATGGCCAGAGCCGCGGGAATTCATTTAATCATCGCCACCCAGCGCCCCTCCGTCAATGTTATTACCGGAGTGATTAAGGCCAACATTCCCTCGAGAATTGCCTTCTCGGTAGCCTCCCAGGTGGATTCCAGAACCATTATCGACACCGGAGGGGCGGAAAAGCTGCTGGGGAAAGGGGATATGCTCTTTCAGCCCATCGGTGCTAATAAGCCCCAGCGACTGCAAGGATCCTTTGTAGAAGAAAATGAAGTGGAAAAAGTGGTCTCCTTTTTGAAAGGGAAAACCGACGAGGAGCCGGAGTATCAACTGTCCCTTCTGGAGGAAATCGAAGTGGAGGAAACGCCCAAGGAAGAACCGGAAGATGCCCTGTACCGTGACGCCCGGGAGTTGGTTATTGAACGGGAACAGGCCTCGGTTTCCATGCTCCAGCGAAAGTTTAAAATCGGTTACAATCGCGCCGCAAGGTTGATCGACGCCTTAGAAGAAGGGGGCGTGGTGGGTCCCCATGAAGGGTCCAAACCTCGGCGGGTGATGGTCTCCAAGGAAGCGGAGCAACTCCAGGAAGCCAATCAGGAAGAGAAGGCGGAGGACTCCCCCCAAGAGGAGCAAAAGAAACCGGAATAATTTCATACTTTTTATCACAAAAAGATTAAAATATGATAAACTGAATTTTAGTTAGGGAAAGAAAGTAGTTAGGGAAAGAAAGGAAGTAGATGAAATGGCTTTAAAGGTTTATATAGAATCCCTGGGTTGTTCGAAGAACTTAATTGATTCGGAATTAATGCTGGGAATCCTACAGAAAAACGGATATGAAATTACCATGGATCAAAAGAGTGCCCAGGCTATTGTGGTAAACACCTGTGGATTTATTGAAGCCGCCAAAGAGGAATCCATCAATCAAATTTTGAAGATGGGGGCCCTGAAGGCAAACGGGTTGAAAACCCTGATTGTGGCAGGATGCCTGGGAGAACGTTATGCCAAGGATTTATTAGAAGAGCTCCCCGAGGTGAACGCCATTGTGGGTACCGGGGATTATGAACGTATTGTAGAGGTTATGAACGAAACCTTAGAGGGCAAACGACTGTACTACGTAGGCAACGTGGACAAAACCTTTGAGGAAGAACATAAACGGGTGCTGACCACCCCGAATCATACCGCCTATTTAAAGATCTCCGACGGCTGTGATAACCTGTGCACCTATTGTATTATTCCCAAGCTCCGGGGAAAATACCGCAGTCGGAAAATGGAGGATATCCTGGAGGAAGCTCAGGATTTAGCGGACCAGGGAGTAAAGGAAGTGATCCTGATTGCCCAGGACACCACCCGGTACGGCATTGATTTATACGACGAATTTCGTCTGCCAAAGCTTTTGGATGAACTCCAAAAGATTGAAGGGATTCAGTGGATTCGAATGCTCTATTCCTATCCCGAGATGATCACCAAGGAATTAATCGAAAGCATGAAAAACAACGCCAAGGTATGCAACTATCTGGATATTCCCATACAGCACGCCAGTGACTCCGTATTGAAACGGATGAACCGAAGGACCGGTCATCAACAGTTAAGGGACCTGATTAAAAATCTACGGGAGGAAATTCCGGAAATTGTGCTGAGAACCTCCTTAATAGTAGGCTTTCCCGGAGAGACGGAGGAAGACTTTGAGATTTTGAAGGACTTTGTTAAAACCCAAAAGTTTGACCGTTTAGGGGCCTTTACCTATTCCATGGAGGAAGACACCCCGGCCTTTAACTTACCCGACCACCTCAGTGAAGACCTGAAAGAGCAGCGGCAAAAAGAAATCATGGAACTGCAGCAGGGTATTTCCCTGGAAAAGAATCAAAACAAGGTGGGCAGAGAAATGCAGGTGCTGATTGAAGAGGATTTAGATCAGGGCGAGTACCTTGGCAGAAGTCAAGGGGATGCTCCGGAAATTGACGGAGGGGTGTATGTGACCAGTGAGTCCCCCCATAAGCCGGGAGACATTGTAAGGGTAAAAATTACCGGAGCAATGGAATATGATTTGATGGGAGAGAGCGTCGATGAAAATGAACTTAGCGAATAAACTGACAATACTTCGAATATTTATGGTGCCGGTTTTCATGGTGTTTTTGTTGCATCAAATCCCCTACGGAGATTACATCGCTGCCTTTGTATTCATCCTTGCCGCCATCACCGACTCCCTGGACGGTTATATTGCCAGGAGTCGAAACCAGATTACCAACTTCGGAAAGTTTATGGACCCCTTAGCGGATAAACTGCTGGTTTCCGCCGCCTTGATATCCCTGGCCTCCATGGGGGAGATCTCCGCCTGGGTAGTGGTGATCATTATTGCCCGGGAATTTACCATCAGCGTCCTTCGGGCTGTGGCCGCAGCCGAGGGCCACGTAATTGCCGCCAGTGTTTGGGGAAAAGTAAAGACGATTTCTCAGATCGTGGCCATATCTTTGATTTTGTTGGATAATTTTCCCTTCCGGTATATTAACGTTCCCGTGGACACCATTGTGCTATGGATCGCGGTGATCTTTACGGTGATTTCCGGAGTGGATTACATCCGGAAGAATAAAAAAATTCTGGACAGTTAAAAAACCTTTGATTTTTTTCGGGAACTACAGTATAATGAAATTAGAACATTCGTTCGAAATATATAATGATAAAGGTGGTGACCAGTTTAACTGGGATTATGGAAAAGAAAAAAGCATTAGACATGGCCATTGGTCAAATTGAAAAGCAGTTCGGAAAAGGTTCCATCATGCAACTGGGAGGAGACGCAATACTGAACATTGATGTGATTCCCACAGGCTCCATCGGCCTGGACGTAGCCTTAGGCGTAGGGGGGGTTCCAAGAGGAAGAATCATAGAAATCTACGGGCCGGAATCTTCGGGTAAGACAACCATATCCCTACATATGATTGCCGAAGCCCAAAAAAATGGAGGGACCGCAGCCTTTATCGATGCGGAGCATGCCCTGGACCCAGCTTATGCCCGAAACCTGGGAGTAAAAGTGGACGAGTTGATTGTCTCTCAACCGGATACCGGAGAGCAGGCCTTGGAAATTACGGAAGCCCTGGTAAGAAGCGGCGCCGTGGATATTGTTACCGTAGACTCCGTGGCGGCTTTAGTGCCTAAGGCGGAAATTGAAGGGGAAATGGGAGACGCCCATGTGGGCCTTCAGGCAAGACTGATGTCCCAGGCCCTTCGTAAACTCTCAGGAGCCATCAGCAAATCCCATACCACGGTGATTTTTATCAATCAGCTTCGGGAGAAGGTCGGAGTCATGTTTGGAAATCCCGAGACCACATCGGGAGGCCGGGCCCTGAAGTTTTACTCCTCGGTGCGGATGGATATTCGAAAAATTGACATCATTAAGCAAGGAAACGACATTCTCGGAAATCGGACCCGGGTAAAGGTCGTGAAAAATAAAGTAGCCCCTCCTTTCAAAAAGGCGGAGTTTGATATTATGTACGGAAAAGGGATTTCCGCATCGGGAGATATTCTCGATCTTGCCAGTGAACTGGACATTGTGGATAAAGCCGGTGCCTGGTACAGCTACGAAGGTACCCGCCTGGGTCAGGGCCGGGAAAATTCCAAAACCTATCTGGAAGAAAATCCCCAGGTGCTGAAGGAGCTGGAACGAAAAATCCGCGTCCATCATCAATTGGTCGAAGACGACAGC includes:
- the pnp gene encoding polyribonucleotide nucleotidyltransferase, coding for MEIFEMELGGKPLVIETGRIAQLANGSCLVKYGETSVLVTATASKEPREGMDFFPLSVDYEERLYAVGKIPGGFIKREGRPTENAVLTCRLIDRPIRPLFPDGYRNSVQVVATVMSVDQECSPEIAAMIGTSVALSTSDIPFDGPIGGVKLGMIDGEYVVNPSEIQLEESLIDLTVAGTRDAVLMLEAGAKEAPEDTMLDAILYAHEEIKKIVSFVDGIVEKIGKEKMVPKVPQIDDELRKAVEAFGGEKIKNAIKTFDKQERMDKISEAKEEIIAHFEEQYKEDENLKQIKKDVGGICKEIEKHHLRQMIVHENTRPDDRKTDEIRPITSDVGVLPKTHGSGLFTRGQTQVLTTATLGAVGEVQIIDGLGLEESRRYMHHYNFPPYSVGETGFMRGPGRREIGHGALASRALEPMIPSKEEFPYTLRLVSEVVASNGSTSQASVCGSTLSLLDAGVPLKKMVAGIAMGAMREDDKIAILSDIQGMEDFLGDMDFKVAGTDDGITAMQMDMKIAGISKEVLQEALEQARIGRLHILGEMRKVISEPRPELSPYAPRILQMKIHPDKIREVIGAGGKVINKIIDDTGVKIDIEDDGSIFIAAEDGESGKEAMQIIENIIKDPEIGETYQGKVVKITNFGAFMEILPGKEGLLHVSNIAHERVNKVEDVLKEGQEMEVKVIDIDKGGKVSLSRKALLKK
- a CDS encoding DNA translocase FtsK → MAGKGKKRKSSSKQRYYNEILGIAFIAAGLLLLVAIMDLGGGAVGNGINFCLRGLLGGTARILPFLFIALGFISIAKEELLKEGRNLWFFGGVVVAMLIFSSLLEQSLLLDYSLRYPDHNTFDRFSNYFTLGAEGEGSGFLGMVITYYLVSLFGYWGTFIITLSGVLIGFIVYTKISIYQYLKKWFDQLQKFIKEQWESQKVRSKNRRHLKEEKKKKAMEAKALAAKEGEEKASKKKQPSFKNPSEAVGISPEDQHETGEVETGEPGNPSEQKDPLEERDPSEQKVQKGLPPEAFSPEYYQSHGKNSGEASPGDRTVPGDGTSPGGNAQDPLPGQLSIDPKPPVNTGEKQGMEAFENIDFTSEEKPYQFPGTDLLTRRAKKERNSDRKHMHEKAKVLEDTLKNFGVSAKVVHFSKGPSITRYELQPETGVKVSKVVNLSDDIALNMAASAIRIEAPIPGKAAIGIEIPNEETSMVDLRELLESDAFRRGKEKIPFALGKNVSGAPIMGDISKMPHLLIAGATGSGKSVCINTLILSILYGAKPEEVKLILVDPKVVELNQYNGIPHLLIPVVTDPKKATTALSWAVDEMTKRYEQFAENGVKDIAGYNEKFPQDKLPYIVIIIDELADLMLVAPGEVEDKICRIAQMARAAGIHLIIATQRPSVNVITGVIKANIPSRIAFSVASQVDSRTIIDTGGAEKLLGKGDMLFQPIGANKPQRLQGSFVEENEVEKVVSFLKGKTDEEPEYQLSLLEEIEVEETPKEEPEDALYRDARELVIEREQASVSMLQRKFKIGYNRAARLIDALEEGGVVGPHEGSKPRRVMVSKEAEQLQEANQEEKAEDSPQEEQKKPE
- the rimO gene encoding 30S ribosomal protein S12 methylthiotransferase RimO, producing the protein MALKVYIESLGCSKNLIDSELMLGILQKNGYEITMDQKSAQAIVVNTCGFIEAAKEESINQILKMGALKANGLKTLIVAGCLGERYAKDLLEELPEVNAIVGTGDYERIVEVMNETLEGKRLYYVGNVDKTFEEEHKRVLTTPNHTAYLKISDGCDNLCTYCIIPKLRGKYRSRKMEDILEEAQDLADQGVKEVILIAQDTTRYGIDLYDEFRLPKLLDELQKIEGIQWIRMLYSYPEMITKELIESMKNNAKVCNYLDIPIQHASDSVLKRMNRRTGHQQLRDLIKNLREEIPEIVLRTSLIVGFPGETEEDFEILKDFVKTQKFDRLGAFTYSMEEDTPAFNLPDHLSEDLKEQRQKEIMELQQGISLEKNQNKVGREMQVLIEEDLDQGEYLGRSQGDAPEIDGGVYVTSESPHKPGDIVRVKITGAMEYDLMGESVDENELSE
- the pgsA gene encoding CDP-diacylglycerol--glycerol-3-phosphate 3-phosphatidyltransferase → MNLANKLTILRIFMVPVFMVFLLHQIPYGDYIAAFVFILAAITDSLDGYIARSRNQITNFGKFMDPLADKLLVSAALISLASMGEISAWVVVIIIAREFTISVLRAVAAAEGHVIAASVWGKVKTISQIVAISLILLDNFPFRYINVPVDTIVLWIAVIFTVISGVDYIRKNKKILDS
- the recA gene encoding recombinase RecA, translated to MEKKKALDMAIGQIEKQFGKGSIMQLGGDAILNIDVIPTGSIGLDVALGVGGVPRGRIIEIYGPESSGKTTISLHMIAEAQKNGGTAAFIDAEHALDPAYARNLGVKVDELIVSQPDTGEQALEITEALVRSGAVDIVTVDSVAALVPKAEIEGEMGDAHVGLQARLMSQALRKLSGAISKSHTTVIFINQLREKVGVMFGNPETTSGGRALKFYSSVRMDIRKIDIIKQGNDILGNRTRVKVVKNKVAPPFKKAEFDIMYGKGISASGDILDLASELDIVDKAGAWYSYEGTRLGQGRENSKTYLEENPQVLKELERKIRVHHQLVEDDSTPSETPDKGETPGNEGEKPAKEGKAPKKGKKAE